One Natronosalvus halobius genomic region harbors:
- a CDS encoding ParA family protein encodes MSELPRGWGVTPSTEIPSIAFGNQKGGTGKTTATINSAAALGTRGHDVLAIDMDPQADMTKGLGLGPGDENDPSSPKNDLPNTLVTDDANLLDVLVDNPRTHDTRLSEIVIEANEFDHLNFDLVPSHKDMGLARDWMDDSNARLSLKIALEGLVEDGYDYDFILIDCPPDLSVLTDAAFIAAQNVFLAAQTQATSRDALDDLWDQLESIEDNQQIEIAIVGLLANMYRDDGQSQKFLDEFDESFASMAPIFKLPMRVAIQRAWDNGQDIFEWEDANDQQVERDLFIEVAETMEQAFDKTQVEV; translated from the coding sequence ATGTCCGAATTACCTCGCGGATGGGGCGTTACGCCATCGACTGAAATCCCGTCGATTGCCTTCGGGAATCAGAAAGGTGGAACCGGAAAAACAACGGCGACAATTAACAGCGCAGCGGCGCTGGGCACTCGTGGCCACGATGTTCTAGCAATCGATATGGACCCACAGGCCGACATGACGAAGGGTCTTGGACTGGGACCAGGCGACGAAAACGACCCATCGAGCCCAAAGAACGACCTTCCAAACACACTTGTTACCGATGACGCGAACCTCCTGGACGTTCTCGTCGACAATCCGCGTACTCACGATACTCGGCTTTCGGAGATCGTGATTGAAGCCAACGAGTTCGACCACCTGAACTTTGATCTCGTTCCGAGCCACAAAGACATGGGCCTTGCTCGAGATTGGATGGACGATTCGAACGCCCGCCTCTCGTTGAAAATCGCCCTTGAGGGACTGGTTGAGGACGGATACGACTACGATTTCATCCTCATCGATTGCCCTCCTGATCTCTCGGTCTTGACAGATGCAGCGTTTATCGCAGCACAAAACGTCTTCCTGGCTGCACAAACCCAGGCAACATCACGCGATGCCCTGGACGACCTGTGGGATCAGCTGGAATCGATAGAGGACAACCAGCAAATAGAGATCGCAATCGTCGGGCTCCTGGCGAATATGTACCGAGACGACGGCCAGTCACAGAAATTCCTGGATGAATTCGACGAGTCGTTCGCATCGATGGCACCAATTTTCAAACTCCCGATGCGAGTGGCAATCCAGCGCGCTTGGGACAATGGACAAGATATTTTCGAATGGGAGGACGCGAACGACCAACAGGTGGAGCGCGACCTCTTCATAGAGGTTGCAGAGACCATGGAACAGGCATTCGACAAAACGCAGGTGGAGGTGTAA
- a CDS encoding archaea-specific SMC-related protein, whose product MAKAETTDKTATVHARNIGGIDETAVDLTSGISILTGRNATNRTSFLQTIMAALGSDNVSLKGDADEGMVELTIDGNTYQRTLRRKNGTVVFSGDPYLEDSTTADLFSFLLESNEARQAVVRSDDLRDIIMRPVDIDEIEAEIDRLESKRTEIDDQLEELDSLKKDLPMLEQRKQEIESEIEEKRAELAENEAELESMDADVSETRAEKDELESRLADLRDLRSDLESVRSDIGMQEESIASLQRERAEIEEEQDEIPETPMEDRAHIDQQIETLRGNKRALETQLSTLQDVIQFNEQILGGEESAVTEALGGENSDQGALTDQLVEDDSVACWTCGSEVDPERIDETVDTIRSICQDQLEEIRKIENELDDLRAEKREREKQQRRRESLDRKLAEIEDEIDHRESRVEELRDQREEHSQAVETVEAEVEELESEDFSNVLDLHKEANQLEFELGRLESKRDDVTDRISSIESRLDEESMLQDRCAEIQDELERQRTRIDRIEQTAVEEFNKHMDEILDILGYENLARIWIERVQKTVREGRRKVERSVFELHVVRTTDSGTTYEDTIDHLSESEREITGLTFALAGYLVHDVHETVPFMLLDSLEAIDADRLAELVPYFADYVQYLVVALLPEDAQALPDRHDRVTEI is encoded by the coding sequence ATGGCGAAGGCAGAGACGACAGATAAGACAGCAACTGTACACGCACGTAATATCGGAGGTATCGACGAAACAGCGGTCGATCTCACCTCGGGAATTTCGATTCTGACCGGCCGCAATGCGACGAACCGCACCTCGTTCTTGCAGACGATAATGGCTGCACTGGGGAGCGACAACGTCTCACTCAAGGGCGATGCCGACGAAGGAATGGTCGAGTTGACAATCGACGGAAACACCTATCAACGTACACTACGCCGGAAAAACGGGACAGTCGTCTTCAGTGGGGACCCCTATCTCGAGGACTCGACGACGGCTGACCTGTTCTCGTTTTTGTTGGAATCCAACGAGGCGCGCCAGGCCGTCGTCCGAAGTGATGACCTCCGTGACATCATCATGCGGCCTGTCGATATCGACGAAATCGAAGCTGAGATCGACCGACTCGAGAGTAAACGTACCGAGATAGACGATCAGCTCGAGGAACTCGACTCGTTAAAAAAGGATCTCCCAATGCTCGAGCAGCGGAAACAAGAGATTGAGTCCGAGATAGAGGAAAAGCGAGCCGAGTTGGCCGAAAATGAAGCGGAACTCGAGTCGATGGACGCTGACGTCAGCGAGACGCGAGCGGAAAAAGACGAACTCGAGTCCAGGTTAGCGGATCTGCGCGATCTTCGGTCCGATCTGGAATCCGTCCGATCAGATATCGGCATGCAAGAGGAGAGTATCGCATCGCTCCAACGCGAGCGAGCGGAAATCGAAGAGGAGCAGGACGAAATTCCTGAGACGCCGATGGAGGACCGCGCACATATCGATCAGCAGATCGAGACGCTGCGCGGGAACAAACGAGCCCTTGAAACCCAACTCAGCACCCTCCAGGACGTTATTCAGTTCAACGAGCAGATACTCGGGGGCGAAGAGTCGGCCGTTACGGAGGCTCTCGGAGGAGAGAACTCGGACCAGGGTGCTCTCACGGATCAGTTGGTTGAAGACGATTCGGTCGCCTGCTGGACATGCGGCAGTGAAGTCGACCCCGAACGAATCGATGAGACGGTCGATACGATCCGGTCCATCTGTCAGGACCAACTCGAAGAGATCCGCAAGATTGAGAACGAACTCGACGACCTTCGCGCGGAGAAACGCGAGCGGGAAAAGCAACAAAGGCGTCGCGAGTCTCTCGACAGAAAGCTGGCTGAAATCGAAGACGAAATCGATCACAGAGAATCACGGGTCGAGGAGTTGCGCGACCAGCGAGAGGAACACAGCCAGGCGGTCGAGACCGTCGAGGCGGAAGTTGAGGAGCTCGAATCGGAGGATTTCTCGAACGTCCTCGACCTGCACAAGGAGGCGAACCAGCTCGAATTCGAGTTGGGTCGGCTGGAATCGAAACGCGACGACGTCACCGACCGAATCTCATCCATTGAGAGCCGACTGGACGAAGAATCGATGCTTCAGGATCGTTGTGCGGAAATCCAGGACGAACTGGAACGCCAGCGAACGCGTATCGACCGGATCGAACAGACTGCTGTCGAGGAGTTCAATAAGCACATGGATGAAATCCTCGATATCCTGGGTTACGAAAATCTGGCGCGGATTTGGATCGAGCGCGTCCAGAAAACGGTTCGAGAGGGACGTCGAAAGGTTGAAAGATCGGTGTTCGAACTCCACGTCGTCCGTACCACGGACTCGGGAACGACCTATGAAGACACCATCGACCACCTATCGGAGAGCGAACGAGAAATTACCGGTCTCACGTTCGCGCTGGCAGGGTATCTGGTACACGACGTCCACGAGACAGTCCCGTTTATGCTCTTGGACTCCCTCGAGGCAATCGACGCCGACCGGCTCGCCGAACTCGTTCCGTATTTCGCTGACTATGTGCAGTACCTTGTCGTCGCGTTGCTGCCCGAAGACGCACAGGCGCTTCCAGACCGGCACGATAGAGTGACAGAGATTTAA
- the rdfA gene encoding rod-determining factor RdfA: protein MSGENGDTDRTTPDERSTTPRDNKVARLIETYQLGPTYGEKLADLWTADGDRRESLRTLADRFNKRLLEAAMTAAGMSTVDGEITNFYRLLTADNVSSGNQTEARQRLEQAGVDVDELERDFVSYQAIRSYLKEYREVEYARDTDTTRVETVTETLQRLKTRTTSVTESSLEQLRNTNQITLGEFRLFITINVLCEDCQTQYGVIELLRNGGCNCPDDGSNQG from the coding sequence ATGTCAGGCGAGAACGGGGACACGGACCGGACGACTCCGGACGAGAGATCTACGACACCGCGCGACAACAAGGTCGCGAGGCTCATCGAGACCTACCAGTTAGGGCCGACGTACGGAGAGAAGTTAGCAGACCTCTGGACGGCAGACGGTGATCGACGGGAGAGTTTACGCACACTCGCCGACAGATTCAACAAGCGCCTACTCGAAGCAGCAATGACCGCCGCCGGTATGTCGACGGTTGACGGTGAAATTACCAACTTCTATCGTCTGTTGACAGCTGACAACGTAAGCAGCGGGAACCAAACTGAGGCTCGACAACGGCTCGAACAGGCAGGCGTCGACGTCGACGAGTTAGAGCGCGATTTCGTGTCCTACCAGGCGATACGGTCGTATCTCAAAGAGTACCGCGAAGTAGAGTACGCGCGCGATACTGATACCACCCGCGTCGAGACCGTCACCGAAACACTGCAGCGCTTAAAAACGCGGACCACCTCGGTCACCGAGAGCAGCCTCGAACAGCTCCGCAATACGAACCAGATCACGCTTGGTGAGTTTCGTCTGTTCATCACAATCAACGTACTTTGCGAGGATTGTCAGACCCAGTACGGCGTCATCGAATTGCTCCGAAATGGGGGCTGTAACTGTCCCGACGACGGTTCCAATCAAGGATGA
- a CDS encoding enoyl-CoA hydratase/isomerase family protein codes for MVNATFTVENHAAYVTIEREDKLNAVDSETKRAIIDELDAYKTDDAVRAVVLQSAGDKAFSAGGDVKEIPEVDYSLQYFTESWDELFTTMRNLGMPTIAKVDGITLGGGFDLLLRSDFVIAADNAHIGQPEVDLGIVNHFSPPMLLQQVGLRKTFELLMTGETISGAEAADIGLVTRSVPRDQLDEEVDGLVETLVNKSPRIIKKLKDGIYASTNMTPDAAERHLERISLESARNDPDYREGVDAHLNDRDPEWVVE; via the coding sequence ATGGTGAACGCGACGTTCACGGTTGAGAACCACGCAGCCTACGTCACGATCGAACGCGAAGACAAACTGAACGCAGTAGATTCAGAAACCAAGCGCGCCATCATCGACGAGCTGGACGCGTACAAAACGGACGACGCCGTCAGGGCTGTCGTCCTGCAGAGTGCCGGGGACAAGGCGTTCTCTGCCGGTGGCGACGTAAAGGAAATTCCAGAAGTCGACTACTCCTTGCAGTACTTCACAGAGAGCTGGGACGAGCTGTTCACGACGATGCGAAACCTCGGCATGCCGACGATAGCCAAAGTCGACGGGATCACACTCGGCGGCGGGTTCGATCTGCTATTACGGTCGGATTTCGTTATCGCCGCGGACAACGCCCACATTGGTCAGCCAGAAGTCGACCTCGGTATCGTCAATCACTTCTCGCCACCGATGTTGCTCCAGCAGGTCGGACTTCGAAAGACGTTCGAACTACTGATGACGGGCGAGACGATTTCAGGTGCAGAGGCGGCCGACATTGGCCTCGTAACCCGTAGTGTGCCACGCGACCAATTGGACGAAGAAGTGGACGGCCTCGTCGAAACGCTGGTCAACAAGAGTCCACGCATCATCAAGAAACTCAAGGACGGCATTTACGCCAGCACGAACATGACGCCGGACGCCGCTGAGCGACACCTCGAGCGAATATCGCTCGAAAGTGCACGCAATGACCCCGACTATCGTGAAGGCGTCGACGCCCACCTCAATGACCGCGACCCGGAGTGGGTCGTCGAGTAA
- a CDS encoding IclR family transcriptional regulator, whose product MKYEVKAGTKLFTIIETVQRLDEPTLSKIAADLDFPKSTTHNYLKTLEENGYLIDHDGVYQLSLKFLDHGVHAKRKLRIARKVPPVLDQLSADTNEAAWLMVEERGYCVGVEKALGERAVQTSGRIGRHTRLHYHAPGKAILSKFPQDRVDDILNQQGLPQKTENTITDYDELMSELETIREHGVAFDVGEAISGIRSVAAPVVCEGVVEGAVAVVGPKNRLKGERFRQEIADLVSGAANELELRLLYDD is encoded by the coding sequence ATGAAGTACGAAGTGAAGGCGGGAACAAAACTGTTCACAATTATTGAAACGGTCCAGCGCCTCGACGAGCCCACCCTCTCTAAAATCGCGGCCGATCTGGATTTTCCGAAGAGTACGACGCATAACTACCTTAAAACGCTCGAGGAAAACGGATACCTGATCGACCACGACGGCGTGTACCAGCTCAGTCTCAAGTTTCTCGACCACGGCGTCCACGCCAAGCGGAAACTGAGGATCGCGCGTAAGGTGCCACCGGTTCTCGATCAGCTCTCGGCGGACACGAACGAGGCAGCATGGCTAATGGTCGAGGAACGGGGGTACTGCGTCGGAGTCGAGAAGGCGCTCGGTGAACGGGCGGTCCAGACCTCCGGCCGGATCGGTCGCCACACGCGGCTGCATTACCATGCCCCGGGGAAGGCTATACTTTCGAAATTTCCACAGGACCGCGTCGACGACATCCTGAACCAACAGGGTCTGCCACAGAAGACGGAGAACACGATTACGGATTACGACGAACTGATGTCAGAACTGGAGACCATCCGAGAACACGGTGTCGCGTTCGACGTCGGTGAGGCCATCTCGGGGATCCGCAGTGTTGCCGCGCCCGTCGTGTGTGAGGGGGTTGTCGAAGGAGCGGTTGCAGTCGTCGGGCCGAAGAACCGTCTCAAAGGCGAGCGATTCAGACAGGAGATCGCTGACCTGGTCTCCGGCGCCGCCAACGAACTCGAGCTACGACTGCTGTACGACGATTAG
- a CDS encoding SDR family NAD(P)-dependent oxidoreductase yields MMTKPNTTIDLSDSVAVVTGGTRGIGRAIAETLAGAGAAVVPTSRTQSDVDDAAARIRELGSESLAISTDITDGAAVAALFEETADELGSVDVVVNNAGINPVSAMGRPNTVDPKDFRSAIDVNLQGAFTCTHEAGEYLLESEGGSVINVASISGLVGTKRQHAYVASKHGLVGLTKSAALDWAPDVRVNAIAPGYVSTELTEAIEENEDLHESILADIPNGRFADPQEIANATVFLASDMASYITGECLAVDGGWTAK; encoded by the coding sequence ATGATGACCAAACCGAATACCACGATCGATCTCTCCGACAGTGTTGCTGTCGTCACGGGTGGGACGAGAGGTATCGGGCGCGCTATCGCCGAAACGCTGGCTGGGGCAGGGGCTGCAGTCGTCCCGACGTCGCGTACCCAAAGCGACGTCGACGACGCTGCGGCGCGAATACGTGAGCTGGGGAGCGAGTCGTTGGCCATCTCCACTGACATTACCGATGGGGCAGCGGTCGCTGCCCTGTTCGAGGAGACGGCCGACGAACTCGGCAGCGTCGACGTCGTCGTCAACAACGCGGGTATCAACCCGGTCTCGGCCATGGGCAGGCCAAATACGGTCGACCCCAAGGACTTTCGGTCGGCCATCGATGTGAACCTCCAGGGAGCGTTTACCTGCACCCACGAAGCAGGTGAGTACCTGCTGGAATCGGAGGGCGGGAGTGTCATTAACGTCGCATCAATTTCCGGCCTCGTCGGGACGAAACGCCAGCACGCCTACGTTGCCTCCAAGCACGGCCTCGTCGGCCTGACGAAGAGTGCGGCGCTGGACTGGGCGCCGGACGTGCGGGTCAACGCTATCGCACCGGGGTACGTTTCGACCGAACTCACCGAGGCTATCGAAGAAAACGAGGACCTCCACGAATCCATTCTGGCGGACATTCCGAACGGCCGCTTTGCTGACCCGCAGGAAATCGCGAACGCGACAGTGTTCCTCGCGAGTGACATGGCCTCGTATATAACTGGTGAGTGTCTTGCCGTCGACGGCGGGTGGACGGCGAAGTGA
- a CDS encoding RidA family protein, with translation MDKEIINPDSLAPPRGFNHGIKVSDGDLLFLAGQDGADETETIVAPDDLVGQFEQALENLQTVVQEAGGTTNDIVKLNVFVADRDDYVDKLDPLGEVFAAYFDEYPTMALFEVNKFFKEDALIELEGFAVVDSEA, from the coding sequence ATGGACAAAGAAATCATCAATCCCGATTCGCTCGCACCGCCACGTGGATTTAACCACGGCATCAAGGTCTCCGACGGCGACCTCCTCTTTCTCGCCGGGCAAGACGGTGCCGACGAGACCGAAACCATCGTCGCTCCGGACGACCTGGTTGGCCAGTTCGAACAGGCCCTCGAGAACCTCCAGACGGTCGTGCAGGAAGCCGGCGGCACGACAAACGACATCGTCAAACTCAACGTGTTCGTCGCGGATCGCGATGATTACGTGGACAAACTCGACCCGCTCGGGGAGGTGTTTGCTGCGTATTTCGACGAGTACCCCACCATGGCGCTGTTCGAGGTAAACAAGTTCTTCAAAGAAGACGCGCTGATCGAACTAGAAGGGTTCGCGGTCGTCGATTCCGAAGCCTGA
- the cofH gene encoding 7,8-didemethyl-8-hydroxy-5-deazariboflavin synthase subunit CofH, which produces MTDTDWLDDDHFETRPETDQSFENALEKARAGERLMVADGIELITTGTDTEGIDPARKEQVLQAADHRRAEVVGGEVTFVANLNNNLTTACNTGCLFCNFKDPAGEFESNTQIDHNGFTKTPTESREIVRDAVERGIYEVTSVSGLHPAFALNEDHRDILEASDWAEINYRPSDHYETDPQTYVRHVEAMSVDGVHVHSMTPEEVAHARRGTDWSYEDVYRQLRDAGLDSVPGTAAEILVDEVRDVICPGKIDTGGWVNAMEAAASVGLDMTATIMYGHVENAAHRVEHLDVVRELQDRTGAITEFVPLSFVYPDTPLYEKGMVDGGASTDEDELMIAVSRLYLDNVDHIQSSWVKYGDTQGLKMLNCGADDFMGTILSEEITKRAGGSHGEFRSFAEYVDMITAIGRVPVERSTDYRQRRRLDLSAKTHGPILGPKADGTPLVEPEKRSAMIE; this is translated from the coding sequence TTGACTGATACCGATTGGCTCGACGACGACCACTTCGAGACCCGCCCCGAGACCGACCAATCTTTTGAGAACGCCCTGGAGAAAGCGCGGGCGGGCGAGCGGTTGATGGTCGCCGACGGAATCGAACTCATCACGACCGGGACCGACACGGAGGGTATTGACCCGGCTCGGAAAGAGCAGGTGTTGCAAGCCGCTGACCATCGCCGCGCCGAGGTGGTGGGCGGCGAGGTGACGTTTGTCGCCAATCTCAACAACAATCTCACGACCGCCTGTAACACTGGGTGTCTATTCTGCAATTTCAAAGACCCTGCCGGAGAGTTCGAATCGAATACCCAAATCGACCACAACGGGTTCACGAAGACACCTACGGAGTCACGCGAGATCGTTCGCGACGCCGTCGAGCGCGGCATCTACGAAGTGACGTCCGTTTCTGGCCTCCATCCCGCGTTCGCTCTCAATGAGGACCATCGCGATATTCTGGAAGCCAGCGATTGGGCAGAAATCAACTACAGGCCATCCGATCACTACGAGACGGATCCACAGACCTACGTCCGTCACGTCGAAGCGATGAGCGTCGATGGTGTCCACGTCCACTCGATGACGCCCGAAGAGGTCGCTCACGCGCGACGTGGCACCGACTGGTCCTACGAGGATGTGTACCGCCAGCTTCGAGACGCCGGTCTCGACAGCGTCCCGGGGACTGCCGCGGAAATACTCGTCGACGAAGTCCGGGATGTCATTTGTCCCGGGAAGATCGACACGGGTGGTTGGGTGAATGCAATGGAAGCCGCCGCGTCGGTGGGGCTCGACATGACGGCCACCATCATGTACGGTCACGTTGAGAACGCCGCCCATCGTGTCGAGCACTTAGACGTCGTCCGCGAATTACAGGACCGTACCGGTGCCATCACCGAGTTTGTCCCGCTCTCTTTCGTCTACCCAGATACGCCGCTGTACGAGAAGGGGATGGTCGATGGCGGGGCCAGTACTGACGAGGACGAACTGATGATTGCCGTCTCGCGGCTCTACCTGGACAACGTCGATCACATTCAGTCTTCGTGGGTGAAATACGGCGACACACAGGGGCTGAAGATGCTGAACTGCGGAGCCGATGATTTCATGGGAACCATCCTGTCGGAGGAGATAACGAAGCGGGCCGGCGGCTCGCACGGCGAGTTTCGGTCTTTCGCGGAGTACGTGGACATGATAACGGCCATCGGCAGAGTGCCGGTCGAGCGATCGACCGATTACCGACAGCGCCGACGGCTCGACCTGTCTGCGAAGACGCATGGACCGATACTCGGGCCGAAAGCCGACGGCACGCCGCTCGTCGAGCCCGAAAAGCGGTCTGCGATGATCGAATGA
- a CDS encoding acyl-CoA dehydrogenase family protein produces the protein MIDYVDLQTDLTSEEQLVQETARDFVENEVKPDIGEHWINGTFPKDLIPEMGEMGFYAPNLDGYGLPNLSETAYGLLMMELEAGDSGLRSMASVQGALVMYPIHAFGSEAQKDEWLPALGAGEKVGCFGLTEPEHGSDPSAMETYAEKDGDEYVLNGSKTWITNSPISDIAIVWAKDRSADDNPVRGFLVETDRDGVTTNKIDEKLSLRASITGEIGLTNVHIPEDNVLPDVEGMKGPLSCLTQARYGIAWGVVGAAKDCFETAQQYATDREQFGKPIGGFQLQQEKLAEMATQITTSELLAYRLAELKERGDLRPQHVSMAKRNNVRMARNQSRIAREMLGGNGITADYPPMRHMANIETVYTYEGTHDIHTLILGHDLTDIPAFE, from the coding sequence ATGATAGACTACGTCGATCTCCAGACAGACTTGACGAGCGAAGAACAGTTGGTACAGGAAACGGCCCGCGATTTCGTCGAAAACGAGGTGAAACCTGATATCGGCGAGCACTGGATCAACGGTACGTTCCCGAAAGATCTCATCCCTGAGATGGGAGAGATGGGCTTTTATGCCCCAAATCTCGACGGCTACGGCTTGCCGAACCTGAGCGAGACGGCTTACGGGCTGTTGATGATGGAACTCGAAGCCGGTGATTCCGGACTGCGTTCTATGGCATCAGTCCAGGGTGCGCTGGTCATGTACCCGATTCACGCGTTCGGGAGCGAGGCGCAGAAAGACGAGTGGCTCCCCGCGCTCGGAGCCGGCGAGAAGGTTGGGTGTTTCGGCCTGACCGAACCCGAGCATGGGTCGGATCCGTCGGCCATGGAAACGTATGCCGAAAAGGACGGCGACGAGTACGTCCTCAACGGCTCGAAGACCTGGATTACCAACTCACCGATTAGCGACATCGCCATCGTCTGGGCGAAAGATCGGTCCGCCGACGACAATCCGGTGCGTGGTTTTCTCGTCGAGACTGATCGCGACGGTGTTACCACAAACAAGATTGACGAGAAACTCTCACTGCGAGCGTCGATCACGGGTGAGATTGGCCTGACCAACGTCCACATTCCAGAAGACAACGTTCTGCCGGATGTCGAGGGCATGAAGGGTCCACTGTCCTGTCTCACCCAGGCACGCTACGGGATCGCCTGGGGCGTCGTCGGCGCCGCGAAAGATTGCTTCGAGACGGCGCAGCAGTACGCGACCGACCGCGAACAGTTCGGCAAACCCATCGGTGGCTTCCAGCTCCAGCAGGAAAAACTCGCTGAGATGGCCACCCAGATCACCACGAGCGAACTGTTAGCCTATCGGCTGGCCGAACTCAAAGAACGGGGCGACCTCCGCCCGCAGCACGTCTCGATGGCCAAGCGTAACAACGTTCGGATGGCTCGCAACCAGTCACGAATCGCCCGGGAGATGCTGGGCGGCAACGGCATAACCGCTGACTACCCGCCGATGCGCCACATGGCCAACATAGAGACCGTTTACACCTACGAGGGCACCCACGATATCCACACCCTGATTCTGGGCCACGACTTGACTGATATCCCCGCCTTCGAATAG
- a CDS encoding LLM class flavin-dependent oxidoreductase — MQVGIGLPNTLTGADADLTLSWAKRAEAGPFSSIGVFDRIVYDSLDPLSTLAVCAGATEDIRLATSIVAGPVRSTGLLAKKAATVDVLSDGRLTLGVALGARREDYEAANAEFRGRGSRFTKQLDELRDIWQSDEIGPDPVQEGGPELLIGGSSDPTYKRVGRYGDGYIHGGGPPRAFAKEAEKARGAWNEEGRPGDPTLWGHGYFALGDDEAAEKGREYLLDYYEFTGPFAERIADGLLTTPQEVIQFVRGYEEEGCDELLLFPTVPDIEQYERLETVIENEWDA, encoded by the coding sequence ATGCAGGTAGGCATTGGACTCCCCAACACACTGACTGGTGCCGACGCAGATTTGACGCTGTCGTGGGCAAAACGAGCCGAAGCCGGACCGTTCTCGAGCATCGGCGTCTTCGACCGCATCGTCTACGACAGTCTCGATCCGCTGTCGACGCTGGCCGTCTGTGCGGGTGCCACCGAAGACATCCGTCTGGCGACTTCCATCGTCGCGGGACCGGTTCGCAGCACAGGACTGCTCGCAAAGAAAGCGGCCACAGTGGACGTACTCTCGGATGGCCGACTAACTCTCGGCGTGGCACTCGGTGCCCGAAGGGAGGACTACGAGGCTGCCAACGCAGAATTCCGGGGTCGAGGTAGCCGCTTTACGAAACAACTCGACGAACTTCGGGATATCTGGCAGAGCGACGAGATCGGCCCGGACCCTGTCCAGGAGGGCGGCCCCGAACTGTTGATCGGCGGTTCGAGCGACCCAACGTACAAGCGAGTCGGCCGCTACGGCGACGGATACATTCATGGCGGCGGACCGCCGCGAGCGTTCGCGAAAGAGGCCGAGAAAGCACGGGGTGCCTGGAACGAGGAAGGCCGGCCGGGTGACCCGACGCTATGGGGCCACGGCTACTTCGCGCTCGGCGACGACGAGGCCGCCGAGAAGGGCCGCGAGTACCTGCTCGATTACTATGAGTTCACCGGCCCGTTCGCCGAACGCATTGCCGATGGCTTGCTGACGACGCCCCAGGAAGTCATCCAGTTCGTCCGTGGCTACGAGGAAGAAGGCTGTGACGAACTCCTGCTGTTCCCAACGGTGCCGGACATAGAACAGTACGAGCGACTCGAGACGGTCATCGAGAACGAATGGGACGCGTGA